In Pollutimonas sp. M17, a single genomic region encodes these proteins:
- a CDS encoding ABC transporter ATP-binding protein, whose translation MASVQIRAIQKYFGGTQVIRGVDIDIEDGQFAVLVGPSGCGKSTLLRMLAGLEQITEGEILINGRVVNDVPPKERDIAMVFQNYALYPHMTVFDNMAFSLMLAKIDKATVRQRVDRASEILGLGALLQRYPRQLSGGQRQRVAMGRAIVRDPQVFLFDEPLSNLDAKLRVQMRAEIKALHQRLRTTSVYVTHDQIEAMTMADQILVMRDGIVEQRGRPLDLYDRPENLFVAGFIGSPAMNLIPGVLRRDPGGAQVEFSDGTRLPAPRRNGSVAGEDGQSVIYGVRPEHLSIDTSGQGMKTEVGVVEPTGANTEVYSRFCNTDLISIFRERHDFSAGDSLRLMPDHERTHLFDAGTGKALISS comes from the coding sequence ATGGCATCAGTGCAGATACGGGCAATACAGAAGTATTTCGGCGGCACGCAGGTCATACGGGGCGTTGACATCGACATCGAGGACGGCCAGTTCGCGGTGCTCGTCGGCCCCTCCGGTTGCGGAAAATCCACCCTGTTGCGCATGCTCGCGGGCCTGGAGCAGATCACCGAAGGCGAGATCCTGATCAATGGCCGCGTCGTGAACGACGTGCCGCCCAAAGAGCGCGATATTGCCATGGTGTTCCAGAACTACGCCCTGTACCCGCACATGACCGTGTTCGACAACATGGCGTTCTCGCTCATGCTGGCCAAGATCGATAAGGCAACCGTACGCCAGCGCGTCGACCGCGCATCCGAAATCCTGGGCCTGGGCGCGCTATTGCAGCGCTATCCCCGCCAGTTGTCCGGTGGCCAGCGCCAGCGTGTGGCCATGGGCCGGGCCATCGTGCGCGACCCGCAGGTCTTCCTGTTCGACGAGCCCTTGTCCAACCTGGATGCCAAGCTGCGCGTGCAGATGCGGGCCGAGATCAAGGCGCTGCACCAGCGCTTGCGCACCACATCGGTCTACGTCACCCACGACCAGATCGAAGCCATGACCATGGCCGACCAGATCCTGGTCATGCGCGACGGCATCGTCGAACAGCGGGGCCGGCCCCTCGATCTCTACGATCGCCCCGAGAACCTGTTCGTCGCGGGCTTCATCGGCTCGCCGGCCATGAACCTCATTCCCGGCGTGCTGCGCCGTGACCCGGGCGGCGCCCAGGTGGAATTTTCCGACGGCACCCGGCTGCCGGCACCGCGCCGCAACGGCTCCGTGGCCGGCGAAGACGGACAGAGCGTGATTTACGGTGTGCGGCCCGAACACCTTTCCATCGATACCTCGGGCCAGGGCATGAAAACCGAAGTCGGCGTGGTAGAGCCGACGGGCGCCAATACGGAAGTCTATTCCCGCTTCTGCAACACGGATCTGATTTCCATCTTTCGCGAACGGCACGATTTTTCCGCCGGCGACAGCCTGCGGCTCATGCCCGATCACGAGCGTACGCATCTGTTCGATGCCGGAACCGGCAAGGCGCTCATCAGCAGTTGA
- a CDS encoding C-terminal binding protein, translating to MKVLITDYDFPDLELEQSLYGAAGIELVVAQCRSEADVIDASAGCQGLLVQYAPVNKKVFTARPDIRIVSRYGAGYDTVDVADAREHGVWVGNSPDYGVGEVATHAFAMMLSLLRHIAFYDRDVKAGTWHFTSSGVMRRVSDMTLGILGLGRIGKRMAHIAGPSFKRVIACDPYIIDGDFPAYVERVTLQELFSGSDALTLHVPLTAETRGIVGRDLLGLMKPGSVLVNTSRGPVVDTDALLDALDRGVLDSAGLDVLPVEPPDTGSRIVQHPRVLLSPHAAFYSQTAERELRRKAAQNLIDWARTGRPTYVVAEGRNSHP from the coding sequence ATGAAGGTACTCATTACCGATTACGATTTTCCCGACCTGGAACTCGAACAGTCGCTGTACGGCGCGGCGGGCATCGAGCTGGTCGTGGCGCAATGCCGCAGCGAGGCCGACGTCATCGACGCCTCGGCCGGATGCCAGGGCCTGCTGGTCCAGTATGCGCCGGTCAATAAAAAGGTATTTACGGCCCGGCCGGATATCCGTATAGTCAGTCGCTACGGCGCCGGCTACGATACTGTCGATGTGGCCGACGCCCGCGAACACGGCGTATGGGTCGGCAATTCGCCCGATTACGGCGTGGGCGAAGTGGCCACACATGCCTTCGCCATGATGCTGTCGTTGCTGCGGCACATTGCCTTCTACGATCGCGACGTCAAGGCCGGCACGTGGCACTTCACCTCATCGGGCGTCATGCGCCGCGTATCCGACATGACCCTGGGCATACTGGGCCTGGGCCGTATCGGCAAACGCATGGCGCATATTGCGGGGCCCAGTTTCAAGCGCGTCATTGCCTGCGATCCCTACATCATCGACGGCGATTTCCCGGCCTATGTCGAGCGGGTGACGCTGCAAGAGCTTTTTTCGGGCAGTGACGCCCTGACGCTGCATGTGCCGCTTACGGCTGAAACCCGGGGCATCGTCGGCCGCGATCTGCTGGGCTTGATGAAGCCGGGTAGCGTGCTGGTCAACACGTCCCGGGGGCCGGTGGTCGACACGGACGCCTTGCTCGATGCGCTCGACCGGGGTGTGCTGGACTCGGCGGGGCTCGACGTGCTGCCTGTCGAGCCGCCCGACACGGGTTCGCGCATCGTCCAGCATCCCAGGGTGCTGCTATCGCCTCATGCGGCCTTCTATTCCCAGACCGCCGAGCGTGAATTAAGGCGCAAGGCGGCGCAGAACCTGATCGACTGGGCCAGAACGGGCAGGCCCACCTATGTTGTTGCAGAAGGAAGGAACAGTCATCCGTAA
- the araD gene encoding L-arabinonate dehydratase: MVLSNKERPTRRSQAWFGRQDRDGFIYRSWMKNRGIPHDQFDGRPVIGICNTYSELTPCNSHFRTLAEQVKIGVWEAGGFPLEFPVMSLGETLLRPTAMLFRNLASMDVEESIRGNPLDGIVLLMGCDKTTPSLLMGASSCDLPTIGVSGGPMLSGKYRGGELGSGTDVWKMSEDVRAGNMSQEEFFEAESCMHRSHGHCMTMGTASTMASMVEALGMSLPGNAAIPAVDARRNVLARASGRRIVQMVKDDLIMSRILTRAAFENAIRVNAAIGGSTNAVIHLLAIAGRIGVDLTLDDWDKLGHGLPCLVDLQPSGKHLMEDFYYAGGLPAVIRELESVIDRSALTVNGNTLWDNCKDAPNWNREVIRAFDDPFKPDAGIAILRGNLCPDGAVIKPSAATPALLKHTGRAVVFENSDHMHQRLDDENLDVDENCILVLKNCGPKGYPGMAEAGNMPLPPKVLRKGITDMVRISDARMSGTAYGSVVLHVAPEAAAGGPLALVQDGDMIELDVPARTLHLLVSDAELERRRAAWSPPPAPMHRGWVKLYVDHVQQADKGADLDFLVGKSGAGIPKDSH, encoded by the coding sequence ATGGTCTTGAGCAATAAAGAACGTCCAACACGCCGCAGCCAGGCTTGGTTCGGCCGCCAGGATCGCGATGGCTTCATCTACCGCTCCTGGATGAAGAATCGCGGCATTCCTCACGATCAGTTCGATGGCCGGCCGGTCATCGGCATCTGCAATACCTATTCCGAGCTGACGCCGTGCAACTCGCATTTCCGGACGCTGGCCGAACAGGTCAAGATCGGCGTCTGGGAGGCCGGCGGCTTTCCGCTGGAATTTCCCGTCATGTCGCTGGGCGAAACCTTGCTGCGGCCCACCGCCATGCTGTTTCGCAACCTGGCCAGCATGGACGTCGAAGAGTCCATACGCGGCAATCCGCTGGACGGCATCGTGCTGCTCATGGGCTGCGACAAGACCACGCCGTCGCTGCTCATGGGGGCTTCGTCCTGCGATCTTCCCACCATAGGGGTGTCGGGCGGGCCCATGCTCAGCGGCAAGTATCGGGGCGGCGAGCTGGGCTCGGGCACCGATGTCTGGAAGATGTCCGAAGACGTGCGCGCCGGCAACATGAGCCAGGAAGAATTCTTCGAAGCCGAAAGCTGCATGCATCGCTCTCATGGCCACTGCATGACCATGGGCACGGCCTCGACCATGGCCAGCATGGTCGAGGCGCTGGGCATGAGCCTGCCTGGCAATGCGGCCATTCCGGCCGTCGACGCGCGCCGCAATGTGCTGGCGCGCGCTTCCGGCCGCCGCATTGTCCAGATGGTCAAGGACGACCTGATCATGTCGCGCATCCTGACGCGCGCGGCTTTCGAGAACGCCATACGGGTCAATGCCGCCATAGGCGGCTCCACCAATGCGGTCATCCATCTTCTGGCCATCGCGGGCCGCATCGGTGTCGACCTGACCCTGGACGACTGGGACAAGCTGGGCCATGGCCTGCCCTGTCTGGTTGATCTGCAGCCCTCCGGCAAACATCTGATGGAAGACTTCTATTACGCGGGGGGGCTGCCGGCGGTCATCCGCGAGCTCGAGTCCGTCATAGACCGCAGTGCGCTGACGGTCAACGGCAACACCCTCTGGGACAACTGCAAGGACGCGCCCAACTGGAACCGCGAAGTCATTCGGGCCTTCGACGATCCCTTCAAGCCCGATGCGGGTATCGCTATCCTGCGCGGCAACCTGTGTCCGGACGGCGCGGTGATCAAGCCTTCGGCGGCAACGCCGGCCTTGCTCAAGCATACAGGCCGGGCGGTGGTCTTCGAAAACAGCGATCACATGCACCAGCGCCTGGACGACGAGAACCTGGATGTCGACGAGAACTGCATCCTGGTCCTGAAGAATTGCGGCCCCAAGGGCTATCCGGGCATGGCCGAGGCGGGCAATATGCCCCTGCCGCCCAAGGTGCTGCGCAAGGGCATCACCGATATGGTGCGCATTTCCGACGCCCGCATGAGCGGCACCGCCTACGGCTCGGTGGTGCTGCATGTGGCGCCCGAAGCCGCCGCCGGCGGGCCTCTGGCTTTGGTCCAGGACGGCGACATGATCGAACTCGACGTTCCCGCCCGCACGCTGCACTTGCTGGTATCCGACGCCGAACTCGAACGCCGGCGCGCCGCATGGAGCCCGCCGCCCGCTCCGATGCACCGCGGCTGGGTCAAGCTGTATGTGGACCATGTGCAGCAGGCGGACAAGGGCGCCGACCTGGACTTCCTGGTCGGCAAGAGCGGCGCCGGCATTCCCAAGGACAGCCATTAG
- a CDS encoding ABC transporter substrate-binding protein produces MTKLTRRDFLVSTASVAAASAMGGSAHAATDTLNIQPEKDAKLRVLRWKRFVQGDEELWMANTKKFTEKTGIEVRVDNEGWEDVRPKAAVAASVGSGPDIVIGWFDDPHQYPDKLVDLTDLANYLDKKYGGWYDVCKRYGMRGDRWIAITLGVVGNALCYRESQVKAAGFDGVPKDTAGFLKLCQALKAKDTPCGFALGKAVGDGNNWAHWLLWSHGGMMVDTKGNVVIDSPETWAALEYAKELYKTFVPGTLSWQDPSNNKAFLDGQVSMTANGISVYYSAKNSQDPKMKAMADDIQHAHLPIGPIGKPTELMQITQMMLFKHSKYPNAAKAYMQFMMEADQYNPWMEAAIGYVSQPLKAYEANPIWTVDPKHTVYRDAAALMLDNGHAGPLGTASAAVMADYVVLDMIANAASGAKTPKEAAAQAAERAKRYYKT; encoded by the coding sequence ATGACAAAACTTACAAGACGCGATTTTCTGGTGTCTACGGCATCGGTCGCGGCGGCGTCGGCAATGGGCGGCAGCGCCCATGCAGCAACCGACACCCTCAATATCCAGCCGGAAAAAGACGCCAAGCTGCGCGTGCTGCGATGGAAGCGCTTCGTGCAGGGCGACGAAGAGCTCTGGATGGCCAATACCAAGAAGTTCACCGAGAAAACCGGCATCGAGGTTCGTGTGGACAACGAAGGCTGGGAAGATGTCCGCCCCAAGGCCGCGGTCGCGGCCAGCGTGGGCAGCGGTCCGGATATCGTCATAGGCTGGTTCGACGATCCGCATCAGTATCCCGACAAACTGGTCGACCTGACCGACCTGGCCAATTACCTGGACAAGAAATACGGCGGCTGGTACGACGTGTGCAAGCGCTATGGCATGCGCGGCGACCGCTGGATCGCCATCACGCTGGGCGTGGTGGGCAATGCGCTGTGCTACCGCGAAAGCCAGGTCAAGGCGGCGGGGTTCGATGGGGTGCCCAAGGATACGGCCGGTTTCCTCAAGCTATGCCAGGCTCTCAAGGCCAAGGACACGCCTTGCGGCTTCGCCCTGGGCAAGGCGGTGGGCGACGGCAACAACTGGGCGCACTGGCTGCTGTGGTCGCACGGCGGCATGATGGTCGACACCAAGGGCAATGTGGTGATCGATTCGCCCGAGACCTGGGCGGCGCTGGAGTACGCCAAGGAGCTCTACAAGACTTTTGTGCCGGGCACGCTGTCATGGCAGGACCCATCCAATAACAAGGCCTTCCTTGACGGGCAGGTCAGCATGACCGCCAACGGCATCTCGGTCTATTACTCCGCCAAGAATTCCCAGGATCCCAAGATGAAGGCCATGGCGGACGACATTCAGCACGCCCACCTGCCCATCGGCCCCATCGGCAAGCCGACGGAACTGATGCAGATCACCCAGATGATGCTGTTCAAGCATTCCAAGTACCCCAATGCGGCCAAGGCCTACATGCAGTTCATGATGGAAGCCGACCAGTACAACCCCTGGATGGAAGCGGCCATCGGCTACGTCAGCCAGCCGCTGAAAGCCTACGAGGCCAACCCGATATGGACGGTCGATCCCAAGCACACGGTGTACCGCGACGCGGCCGCGCTCATGCTGGACAACGGCCATGCGGGTCCTTTGGGCACGGCTTCTGCGGCCGTGATGGCCGATTATGTGGTGCTGGACATGATCGCCAACGCCGCCAGCGGAGCCAAGACACCCAAAGAGGCGGCGGCGCAGGCGGCGGAACGGGCCAAGCGCTACTACAAGACCTAA
- a CDS encoding carbohydrate ABC transporter permease — protein sequence MRKSKTQDIDQQGMDYLQSLPRRWVTIYIPLGIFVFVLLFPFYWMAMTAFKPNEEMLSSVNPFWVFAPTLSHFKHLLFDTPFPSWLWNTVIVSTAATIISLAASVFAAYAIERLRFKGSKQIGLSIFFAYLIPPSILFIPLAAIVFQLGLFDTRMALILTYPTFLIPFCTWLLMGYFRSIPYELEECALIDGATRWQILVKIILPLAVPGLISAGIFAFTLSWNEFIYALTFISSSEIKTVPVGIVTELVEGDVYHWGALMAGALLGSLPVAIVYSFFVEYYVSGMTGAVKE from the coding sequence ATGAGAAAAAGCAAGACACAGGACATCGACCAGCAAGGCATGGATTACCTGCAATCCCTGCCGCGCCGATGGGTCACCATCTATATTCCACTGGGCATTTTCGTTTTCGTGCTGCTTTTCCCGTTCTACTGGATGGCCATGACGGCGTTCAAGCCCAACGAAGAGATGCTGAGCAGCGTCAATCCCTTCTGGGTCTTCGCGCCCACACTCAGCCATTTCAAGCACCTGCTGTTCGACACGCCTTTTCCGAGCTGGCTATGGAACACCGTCATCGTGTCCACCGCCGCCACCATTATTTCGCTGGCGGCCAGCGTGTTCGCGGCCTATGCCATCGAGCGTTTGCGCTTCAAGGGTTCCAAGCAGATCGGCCTGAGCATATTCTTCGCCTACCTCATCCCGCCGTCCATCCTGTTCATCCCCCTGGCCGCCATCGTGTTCCAGCTGGGGCTGTTCGATACCCGCATGGCGCTCATCCTGACCTATCCGACCTTCCTCATTCCGTTCTGCACCTGGCTGCTCATGGGCTATTTCCGGTCCATACCCTACGAGCTGGAAGAGTGCGCGCTGATCGACGGGGCCACCCGCTGGCAGATACTGGTCAAGATCATCCTGCCGCTGGCTGTGCCGGGGCTGATCTCGGCCGGCATTTTTGCATTCACCTTGTCCTGGAACGAGTTCATCTACGCCCTGACCTTCATCTCATCGTCCGAAATAAAGACCGTGCCGGTGGGCATCGTCACCGAACTGGTCGAGGGGGACGTCTATCATTGGGGCGCGCTGATGGCGGGGGCGCTGCTGGGTTCGCTGCCGGTGGCGATCGTCTATTCCTTCTTCGTCGAGTACTACGTCTCGGGCATGACCGGCGCTGTAAAGGAATAG
- a CDS encoding carbohydrate ABC transporter permease: MLSRALNNSNVLGLVFMLPLVIILVLFLTYPLGLGIWLGFTDAKIGRAGEWIGLGNYAYLIGDSVSQLALFNTIFYTVIASILKFALGLWLALLLNKNLPFKAFFRSIVLLPWIVPTALSALAFWWIYDAQFSIISWTLVKLGLIDTYINFLGDPWMARFSTIFANVWRGIPFVAITLLAGLQTISPALYEAASIDGVTPWQQFRYVTLPLLTPIIAVVMTFSVLFTFTDFQLIYVLTRGGPLNATHLMTTLSFQRAIPGGSLGEGAALAIMMIPFLLAAIMFSYFGLQRRAWQRGDDK, translated from the coding sequence ATGCTTTCACGCGCACTGAACAACAGCAATGTCCTGGGGCTTGTCTTCATGCTGCCCCTGGTCATTATCCTGGTGCTGTTCCTGACCTACCCCTTGGGGCTGGGAATCTGGCTGGGTTTCACCGATGCCAAGATAGGGCGGGCCGGCGAATGGATAGGCTTGGGCAATTATGCCTACCTGATAGGCGATTCGGTCAGCCAACTGGCCTTGTTCAATACCATTTTCTATACGGTGATCGCCAGTATCCTGAAGTTCGCGCTGGGCCTGTGGCTGGCGCTGCTGCTGAACAAGAACCTGCCTTTCAAGGCCTTCTTCAGGTCCATCGTGCTGCTGCCCTGGATCGTGCCCACGGCCTTGTCGGCGCTGGCCTTCTGGTGGATATACGACGCGCAGTTCTCCATCATCAGCTGGACTCTCGTCAAGCTGGGCCTGATCGACACCTACATCAATTTCCTGGGCGATCCCTGGATGGCCCGCTTTTCCACCATTTTCGCCAATGTCTGGCGCGGCATCCCGTTCGTGGCCATTACGCTGCTGGCCGGCCTGCAGACCATTTCGCCGGCACTGTACGAAGCCGCTTCCATCGACGGCGTCACGCCCTGGCAGCAGTTCCGCTACGTGACCCTGCCCTTGCTGACGCCCATCATTGCGGTGGTCATGACCTTCTCGGTGCTGTTCACGTTCACCGACTTCCAGCTGATCTACGTGTTGACGCGCGGCGGCCCCCTGAATGCCACCCACCTGATGACGACCCTGTCCTTCCAGCGCGCCATACCGGGTGGATCGCTGGGCGAAGGCGCCGCGCTGGCCATCATGATGATCCCCTTCCTGCTGGCGGCCATCATGTTTTCCTACTTCGGGCTGCAGCGCCGGGCCTGGCAACGCGGGGACGACAAATGA
- a CDS encoding UxaA family hydrolase codes for MAIRLSPNDDVLIATRDIKPGTAIPGEQLVSSDAIPAGHKIAVRAIANGAPVRRYNQIIGFATRDIAPGQHIHLHNMAMHDFQRDYAFCADVRPQEAPPESLVFNGIVRDDGRVATRNYIGIVSSVNCSATVCRQIADAFRGDALADFPNVDGVVSITHKAGCGMASAGEGIDLLRRVIAGYIRHPNFAAVVFIGLGCESNQISSLLGAENLHESDRLHTMTIQDVGGTRKTIEHGVQLIRSLLPKANQVSRQPVPISHITVGLQCGGSDGYSGISANPALGAAMDLLVQHGGTAILSETPEIYGAEHLLTRRAVTREVGEKLVQRIHWWEEYTARLGGEMNNNPSPGNKAGGLTTILEKSLGAVAKAGSSNLSDVVEYAQPVQSHGLVFMDTPGYDPVSATGQVAGGANVICFTTGRGSVYGCKPSPSIKLATNSLMYRHMSEDMDINCGEILDGGKTVQEVGEQIFRRIIEVASGSRSKSEEHGFGEDEFAPWVLGPTM; via the coding sequence ATGGCAATACGGCTTAGCCCGAACGACGACGTTCTGATTGCGACCCGCGACATCAAGCCGGGCACGGCCATCCCGGGCGAGCAGCTTGTTTCGTCCGACGCCATTCCGGCGGGCCACAAGATTGCGGTGCGGGCCATTGCAAACGGTGCGCCCGTGCGCCGCTACAACCAGATCATCGGCTTCGCCACGCGCGACATCGCCCCCGGCCAGCACATTCATTTGCACAATATGGCCATGCATGATTTCCAGCGGGACTATGCTTTCTGCGCCGACGTCCGGCCACAGGAAGCACCGCCCGAATCCCTGGTCTTCAACGGCATAGTCCGCGACGACGGGCGGGTGGCCACGCGCAACTACATCGGCATCGTCAGCAGCGTGAACTGTTCCGCCACGGTCTGTCGCCAGATTGCCGACGCGTTTCGCGGCGATGCCCTGGCCGACTTCCCCAACGTCGACGGCGTGGTGTCCATCACGCATAAGGCAGGCTGTGGAATGGCGTCGGCGGGCGAGGGCATCGATCTTCTGCGCCGGGTCATTGCCGGCTACATCCGCCATCCCAACTTCGCCGCCGTCGTGTTCATCGGGCTGGGTTGCGAATCCAACCAGATATCATCGCTGTTGGGCGCCGAAAACCTGCACGAATCTGATCGCCTTCACACCATGACCATCCAGGATGTAGGCGGCACCCGTAAGACCATAGAACATGGCGTACAGCTCATACGCAGCCTGTTGCCGAAAGCCAATCAGGTATCGCGACAGCCCGTGCCCATCAGCCATATCACCGTGGGCCTGCAGTGCGGAGGATCCGACGGCTATTCGGGCATCAGCGCCAATCCGGCGCTGGGCGCGGCCATGGATCTGCTCGTCCAGCACGGCGGTACGGCCATCCTTAGCGAAACGCCCGAAATATACGGGGCCGAGCACCTGCTGACGCGCCGGGCCGTCACACGGGAAGTCGGCGAAAAGCTGGTCCAGCGCATCCACTGGTGGGAAGAGTACACCGCGCGGCTGGGCGGCGAAATGAACAACAATCCGTCCCCGGGCAACAAGGCGGGCGGCCTGACGACCATACTTGAAAAATCGTTGGGGGCCGTCGCCAAGGCGGGCTCCAGCAACCTGTCCGATGTGGTCGAGTACGCCCAGCCGGTGCAAAGCCACGGCCTGGTCTTCATGGATACGCCGGGATACGATCCGGTGTCCGCGACGGGGCAAGTGGCCGGCGGCGCCAATGTCATCTGTTTCACGACCGGCCGGGGTTCGGTCTACGGCTGCAAGCCCTCGCCCTCGATCAAGCTGGCCACCAATTCGCTTATGTATCGGCACATGAGCGAAGACATGGACATCAACTGCGGCGAAATCCTCGACGGCGGGAAAACCGTGCAGGAAGTCGGTGAACAGATATTCCGGCGCATCATCGAGGTCGCCTCGGGCAGCCGCAGCAAAAGCGAAGAACATGGATTCGGCGAAGACGAATTCGCGCCGTGGGTGCTGGGCCCCACGATGTAG